Below is a window of Desmonostoc muscorum LEGE 12446 DNA.
GAATATGAAATTCCTTTGCAAGGAAAACAGGCAGTAGTGGTAGGACGTAGTATTTTAGTGGGTAAGCCAATGGCGTTAATGCTATTAGAAGCTGATGCTACAGTCACCATTGCTCATTCGCGATCGCACGATCTCAAAACTATCACCCAAAATGCTGATATTCTGATTGCAGCAGTGGGTCGTCCCGGATTGATCTCTGCTGATATGGTAAAACCAGGCGCTGTTGTGGTAGATGTGGGAATGAATCGGGTCACTGATGCCAGTGGCAACAGTCGCCTAGTTGGCGATGTCGATTTGGAATCAACTGCTGCCGTAGCAGGATTTATCACCCCAGTTCCTGGTGGTGTTGGACCAATGACTGTCGCCTTATTGTTGCAAAATACATTTACCAGCTATTCCAAGGCAGTAAGAAAATGAGGAGTTAAGAGTTAGGAGTTAGGAGTTATGAGTTACATTCCCAACTCCTAACTCCTAACTCCTAACTTCTAACTTCCAACTCTTCATTTTTTCAGTCCCACAGCACCTTAAAATTGTGACTTATAAGACGAAAATCACAAAATGTCAGGAATTGAAGAATGGTAGCAACTGATAACGTTCAAAAGACACCACCAGAGGAAGCCAAATTTAACCTAGCAGGCTATCTCAAAGAACGGCAAAAGCTTTGTGATACTGCTTTAGATCAGGCTATTCCCATCGTTTATCCAGAAACAATTTATGAGTCGATGCGCTACTCCTTATTAGCTGGAGGTAAGCGTGTACGCCCGATTCTTTGCCTTGCTACCTGTGAAATGATGGGTGGCAGCATCGAAATGGCTATGCCAACAGCTTGCGCGGTGGAGATGATCCACACAATGTCTTTGATTCATGACGACCTCCCGTCAATGGATAATGACGATTATCGTCGTGGAAAGCTGACAAATCATAAAGTCTATGGCGAAGATGTGGCAATTTTAGCTGGAGATGGTTTGTTGGCTCTGGCTTTTGAATATGTTGCCCTTCAAACTCCTCAAAATGTTCCCAAAGATCGAGTCTTGCAGGTAGTTATCCGTCTCGGTCGGGCTTTGGGGGCTGCTGGTTTAGTCGGCGGTCAAGTTGTGGATTTACAATCTGAAGGGAAATCAGATATTTCTCTAGAAACGCTGAATTTCATTCACGAACACAAAACAGCCGCTCTTTTGGAAGCATGTGTAGTTTGTGGCGGGATCATAGCTGGGGCATCATCTGAAGATGTGCAACGACTAACCCGTTATGCTCAAAATATTGGGCTAGCATTTCAGATCGTAGATGATATTCTGGATATCACTGCGACCCAGGAGCAATTAGGCAAAACAGCTGGCAAAGACCAAAAAGCGATGAAAGTTACGTATCCCAGCCTTTGGGGACTAGAGCAATCCCGCTTAAAAGCCCAAGAGCTAGTTAAAGCAGCTTGTGCGGAATTAGAACCATTTGGGGAGAGAGCCGTGCCACTCCAAGCGATCGCTCATTTTATCATCAGTCGCAATAACTAGTACAAAAAGGCAAAAGGTACAAATGCTCATAGCATCAACTTTTTGTCTATTTTTAACCGTCGGGTTATTTTAGACCTGATGTACTAGGTTAATTTGGGATTTTGGGTTGAATCTAAATGTTTCCTCAACCAACAACTGCTGCTCATATTACTAATCTAACCACAATACCATGCAGGACATAGGCAACATTTTAGACAATCGGGTGCTGCTGGTTGCTCTGGTAGCTTGTTTAATTGCTCAAGCATTAAAACTGATAATCGAGATCGTCAAAAATCGCAAGCTGAATATACGTGTTTTAGTGACAACCGGAGGTATGCCCAGTGCCCACTCAGCTTTAGTTACAGCTCTAGCTGCTGGTGTCGGCCAAAAACTTGGTTGGGCATCTCCTGATTTTGCGGTAGCAACGGTTTTTGCCATCATCGTTATGTACGATGCAGCCGGAGTTCGCCAAGCAGCTGGCAAGCAAGCTCGTATCCTCAATCAAATGATTGATGAATTATTTCATGAAAAACCAGACTTTAGCCAAGACCGTCTTAAGGAATTACTTGGACATACACCAGTTCAGGTAATAGCTGGGTCGGCTTTGGGTATAACCGTTTATTGGTTAGCTAGGTCTGCTTATTAAAGGAAGAATGCAGAATTGGTGAATACAGAATTCAGCAATCTTTTAGTGGGGGATTTAACCCGCTACTTTCTTGTTGACCACTAAATTCTACTCCTACGGGGAAGCAAGCTAGGCGCAGGTCTCGTAGAGCAGATTGAGTGATATCATGTCCGACTAATCACTTATCATTAAAATTTCTCCGCGTCCCCGCGTCCCCGTGTCTCCGCGTCGGTCTAAATAATAAGTCTTTTCCCGGACATGATATGAGGGACTTAAACCCACTAACTTCACCGCCACTTATACAGAATTAATACTGAATTCTGAATCCTGAACGGCAGTTGCTTTATGCCGGCGGCAGTTCCTCTTTGGGGAAACCACCAAGACCGCACTGCCTCCTCCTGAATTCTTTATTCTTAAAGTCGCACAGTTGAGCGCAACAAAATTACCTTACGACTATCTACGATACTGGCAACAAAACCGCGATCGTTTAGCTTTTGTAATGTGTTGTATGCTTCGCTTTGGTTAGTAGTATAAACTGCCAGCAAGTAGGGGCGTTGTCCATAAGAAGCAAAACCTACGTTACCTCCCACCACTTGTTGTACACTAGTTGCCAGTTCTGGGCGATTGTAATAATCTACCAATACTGCATAACCTTCTCCTAAGGCTTGAGGATTATAATTAACTGTCTGCTGTTGAGGTGGCTGTGCTTGTACAACATCTGGTGCTGTTGGTCGAGTAGTAATTATGGCAGACAAACCGACAATATTACTGACATACCTTGCCCAGCGATTGGCATCGTCAATTTGATTAAAGCCGCCGATGCGCGTCACAGTTTCGTTGAGATATTTGCAGGTAATGGTCTTGAGTTCAGGCGGTAGGGCACTACGCAACTGCTTTTGATTTTCTGCCGTGGGACTGACTACTAATAAAAGATACTCGCCTGCACTCGGTGGTTGACAATTGGGAATGGCTTGTTGAGCAAAGACAGAACTCATGCCACCAATCAACCCTGCGAACGCTAATCCTAAAACACTTGGTAAAGTCTGAAATCTCTGCACAAAAGTTACATATATAAATGGATGGTGTCTTAAAAGATTTTATAAAGAAAAATGGGGAATGGGGACTAGGGACTGGGGACTGGGGACTGGGAAAGACTTTTTCAATAAGTATTTAATACCTAATCCCCAGTACCCAATACCCAGTACCCAATCCCCAATTGTTTAAGACACAGTAGCCAAAGATGCCAAGGGATCGGGTATTGTCTCAGAAGGAGCTGGGAATTCTCCTGTGATGACGTATTCTAAGCGCAATTTTAACCAAGTAATAAATTGAGGATTAGTAGAAATAATTGCTACTGCTGGTTGGGGACACTTGGCTTTTGCCTCTGCAAACTGGGGCGCTTCTAAGAAAGCAGGTTGCTTAATCAGCCAAAAATCAATTTGTTTTTCTTGTTCGTGGTAATGACGGGTGCGTTCTTTGAGAACTTCCTCTATCGGTTCTTCTTGGAGGAGAAAACGTTGACTGGCCAAAACGTAATGATATGTTTGCATTTTCATCCTTTGCTTGTTATGTGAATAATTTCAGGGCACAGCACTAAACGCTGTACCCCTACGAATCAACTTTTGTGGAACTTCTTGAACCAACTGAAGGGACAAGCACTTCCTTGGTTGTCTGCATTTGCCTGTTTGCCACCAGATGTTAGCTTCGTTAAGAACAGACTATTGTCGAAGTAGTGTTCTAAGGAAACAATTTTCAAGTCATCGGTAACTTTTGCAATGCTCATGCCGATAATTTCCACCGTCTCTCCAGTAGGTGCATGGTCTTTGTATTGTCCGTTAAAATGTCCCCAGTGCCGCCACTTGAATGTTACATTCGGTGGCCCTGAGAAAACTTCCAGCACTTCCCAAGGAAATCCTTGGGGAAATGTTGTGTGGAAGACTTTTGCGGATGATTCAAAGCTTTCTTCTGAAGCCTTGTAGTGTTCTGAATCAGCCATAAATAGATTGTAAGTACCTTGGGCTGATAAATCTGCTGCTGTGTAGTCCACCCCGCCATTGGTACTGACGCGAAACTTATCATTGACAATAGATAACCACTGTTGCGGGTTAGCTTTAAAGGATACTTCCATCTCGAAGGTTCGCACCAAGTTTTGCACGATCGCTTCTAGTGTACCTTCAAGGTGATTGCGCGTACTTTCTTGAGCTAGATTTTCTTTGGAGCGAGAATAATCCGGTGGTGTCTGGTAGCGCCACTCGGTATCAATACTTTCTGCAATCACGCGATCGCGATCCTGTACCCAAAGTGGCAGGTTGTTAGACTGTGTTGCGCTCATAGAAGTTTTTGCTGAAGATTTCTTTCTAGATTTCGCAGTTACAACCCCTCTTTTGGGGAGGCAGGGGAGGTAGGGGAGGCAGGGGAGGCAGGGGAAGAAATAACCAATGCCCCAGTCCCCAGTCCCTAGTCCCCAGTCCCCATTCCCTATTCCCCATTCCCTCTTATGGCTTCTTTCATCTCGCGGACTGCTCGTTCTATGCCTACTAAAGCTGCCCTACTGATGATGGTATGACCGATGTTTAGTTCTTCCATGCCTGGAAGTACAGCCACCGGGTAGACGTTCCAGTAGGTGAGTCCATGTCCAGCGTTGACTCGCAGTCCGCCTTGAATTGCTTGTTCACACCCTTTAGCTAAGACGGCTAATTCTCGGTGGCGATTTGTTTCGTCTTTAGCCTCAGCATATTGTCCGGTGTGCAATTCAATAAATTTCGCCTGCACCTTGACAGATGCTTCGATTTGTGCTGGTTCGGCGTCGATAAATAAACTAACTGGAATGCCAGCGCTTTGCAATTTATCGACTATTTCACCTATTCTACCAATTTGCCCAACGATATCTAGTCCGCCTTCTGTTGTGACTTCTTCGCGTTTTTCGGGAACTAAAGTTACATAATCTGGTTTGATGTCAAGGGCGATCGCTAACATTTCATCTGTAGCGGCCATTTCTAAATTTAAGTGAGTTCTCACTGTTTGTCTTAAGATTCGCACATCTCGATCTTGGATATGCCGCCGGTCTTCCCGCAGATGCACTGTAATGCCATCTGCACCTCCTAATTCTGCCAGCACCGCCGCTGCTACGGGGTCTGGTTCCACTGTCCGCCGTGCTTGCCGGATAGTGGCGATGTGGTCAATGTTAACGCCTAGTGTAGACACCCCAAATTTCTCCCGAATCCACTGTCTTCAGAACTTGATTTTACAGGAAATAAGGGGAGTTTGCCGTGAGAGCTATGGATGCCACAGATAATAAATGCGATGTCTACGACGGGCTACGCCTAAGTAAGTCGGCGTAAATAATTATCGTTGGGATAAGGCAGGGAGCAGGGGGCAGGGAGCAGGGGGAGAAAGAGTTTGAGCCTTATTTACTTTTCTTTACACAGTTTGGTTTTATTGCACCGACTTACTTACGCTCGAAATTAAACTGAGTTTATCTCTTGAGAAATTCCAGATTATTCTGCATTTCTTGGGTAGACTTTGTTGCTATTAATTCCAACAGTTGTCTCATCTGCTCACCTATTGAGTAACGTTGTTGAGAGGCAAGGATGATTCCAGCATGAGTTTTGCCTTCTGTCAGATATTTTATGTGCAAACGATAGAAATCTCCTTTGTTAAAAGAGTACAAAACGCGTCCCAGACTGGTTGCATAGTCCAAATGGTCTGTATCGCTATACCCAAGCATTCCGGCATCACTGGCTGTAATCACATCTACTCCCCGTGACCGAAGCGCAGTTACCAAATCCCGATCCATCGAGTCCTCATCCAAATAGAGCAGGAGCATGATTACTTAGTGAGTTAAGATTTACAATGCTGTTGTTCAAACAATTTTGTCTCGGCTTCTTCTGCTGCAATGTCTGATTCAATTTCCTCGCGGTTGGCATGATAATAAGTGAGAGCAGCATAAATATGTGCCAAAGTTAACGTCGGATGCCCAATTCGATTGAGGATCTCTTCTGGCATGAGACCAAGTTTATACCAAAGGATGATACGACGGACAGTTAGTCCTGTTCCAGCAATGATTGGTCTGCCACCCCGAATGTCGGAAGAGGAGGTAATCAGAGTACCAATATCAACTGTTGTAGTCATGTTTGTTTTGTTCAACCTCTTGAAGATAATCTGTAGCGGCTATTTCTAAAACTGTCCTGAGAACTTGATTTTACTGGAAATAAGGGGAGTTTGCCGTGAGAGCTATGGACGCCACAGATAATAAATGTGATGTCTGTCTTGAAAAGTGACGCTCCTACGTCGCTAATAGATCGGCAAAAGCCGCCGCTACGACGGGCTACGCCTACACACAAAATCAAACTGAGTTAGCAAAACCTCATATTTGGGCAAAATAGTTGAAATAAATAGCTGATTTCACAAGAGTTGATCAAGCATGAATATAGCAGTTGACCCGATTGCCAAGCTTCTAAACTATCAAATTACCGAGCAACTTTATACAAGCTTTAGAACGCTGGTTTACCGCGCAATTCGAGAAGACGATCGACTTCCGGTGATTATCAAACTGCTTCACCAGGAGTATCCCACCTTCAGTGAACTACTCCAATTCCGCAATCAGTATACTATTGCCAAAAATCTCGACCTCCAAAGTATTGTTCGCCCCTACAGCTTAGAACCCTACCACAACAGCTATGCGTTGGTAATGGAGGATTTCGGCGGTATTTCTCTTCGAGAATGGATGAAAACAGCAATGGAGAGTAATCCCAATTTCTTGGAAGAGTTTTTAGATATTGCGATCGCTTTGAGTGAAATTCTTGAGGGACTTTATCGCCATCGGGTGATTCACAAAGACATTAAGCCTGCCAACATTCTCATAAATCCGGAAACTAAGCAAGTCAAGTTAATAGATTTTAGTATTGCCTCGCTTTTGCCTAGAGAAACCCAGGAAATTCAGAATCCTAATGTCTTAGAAGGTACCCTCGTTTACCTTTCCCCTGAACAAACTGGACGGATGAATCGCGGCATCGACTACCGCAGCGATTACTACTCGCTGGGAATTACATTTTATGAATTACTGACTGGACAGCTACCTTTTGAATGTAGCGATCCGATGGAGTTGATTCACTGTCATATCGCCAAGCAGCCGCCAATATTGGCAAGGGGGGCAGGGGGCAGGGAGCAGGGGGGAGAAATTCCTCAAGTTCTCTGTGATATTGTGATGAAATTGATGGCGAAAAATGCTGAAAACCGCTATCAGAGTGCATTAGGGCTGAAACATGATTTAGAAGTTTGTCGGCGTCAATTGCAGGAAACTGGAGAAATTAAAGCATTTGAGTTAGGTAAGCGGGACATTTGCGATCGCTTTATCATCCCTGAAAAACTTTACGGCCGCCAAGCTGAAGTTGAAATTTTACTGGATGCGTTCGATAGAATTGCTAACCCCCCTGAATCGGGACTAAGGGGGGTTGAAATTATGTTGGTAGCAGGCTTCTCTGGAATTGGCAAAACTGCTGTGGTTAAAGAAGTCCACAAGCCGATTGTCCGACAACGGGGTTATTTTATTAAAGGTAAATTTGACCAATTCCAGCGGAATATCCCTTTCTCTGCTTTTGTGCAAGCCTTTAGAGACTTGATGACACAACTGCTGAGTGAAAGTGACGCCCGACTCGAACAGTGGAAATCCAAGGTTCTCCAAGCCTTGGGTGAAAACGGACAAGTGATGATTGAGGTGATTCCAGAATTGGAAAGTCTGATTGGTAAACAGCCTCCTGCAACAGAACTTTCACCGAGTGCAGCCCAAAATCGCTTCAATTTGCTGTTCTTGAAATTCACTCAAGTGTTCACTGCACCAGAACATCCGCTGGTAATATTCATTGATGATCTGCAATGGGCGGATTCTGCTTCTTTAAAGTTAATGCACTTGTTGATGAGTGAAGTTGACATCGGCTATCTACTGTTAATTGGTGCATATCGGGATAACGAAGTCAATCCAGTACATCCGTTGATACTGACTTTGGATGAAATTCAGAAGTTAGGCGCTACAGTCAATAGGATTACTTTAGCTCCTCTCGATCAATTATCCGTCAATCATTTGGTGGCAGACACTTTAAGTTGTTCTCTGGAGTTAGCAGCACCGTTAACAGACTTGGTATTGAGCAAAACCAAAGGCAATCCTTTCTTCTGCAACCAGTTTCTCAAAGCGCTACATCAAGATCAACTAATTACATTTAATTTTGAGGGTGGCTATTGGGAATGCGATTTGGCTCAGGTGCGATCGCTCTCTCTGACTGATGATGTAGTAGAATTCATGGCAATTCAACTCCAAAAATTGCCAACACAGACTCAAGAAGTTTTGAAGTTAGCGGCTTGTGTAGGCAATCAATTTGATTTGGCGACTCTGGCAATTATCCATGAAAAATCCCAGATAGAAACAGCCGCAGACTTTTGGAAAGCTGTGCAGGATGGGTTAATTATTCCGATCAATGAGGTCTACAAATTTTATCAGGATTCGTCATTGGTCATTAGTCATTTGCAAAGGACAAATGACAGCGGACAAATGACAGGTTACAAATTTCTTCACGATCGCGTCCAGCAAGCCGCTTATTCACTGATTCCTGAATCTCAAAAGCAAGCTACTCATTTAAAAATTGGTCAATTGCTCTTAAAAAGCACACCAGCCGAAGCAATTGAAGCCAGTATTTTTGATATTGTGAATCAATTCAATGAGGGAATTGACATAATTTATGAGCAATCTCAAAGATATGAACTGGCTCAACTAAATTTAATGGCTGGGAAGAAGGCAAAAGCTTCTACTGCGTATAAAGCCGCTGTCAAATATTTCACATTAGGTAGAGAATTGCTAACAGAAGATAGTTGGCAAACTCACCACCAACTCACCTTCCAATTATACAGAGAATCTGGAGAATGTGAATATTTAATTGGCAATTTTAACCAAGCGGAGAAATTATTTGATATTGCTTTAAGTCACAGTCAAGATAAATTTGATCAGGCAGAGATTTATGGCATTCAGATGTACCTGAAAATGACTGAGGGTGAAAACATAGAAGCTGGTTTTAGCTGTGGACTCAAAGGTTTGAGGATCATGGGGATGAATCTCCCTGTTACTTCACAAGAACAGCAAGCTGCCATTGACGCTGAAGTTAAAGAATTAAAAGCTAGACTAATAGCGATTCGTCCGGGAGATTTATTTGATTTGCCAGAAATGACAGATCCAGTTAACAAGGTCTGCATGAGTCTTTTAGCTGACCTTTGGGCTGCTGCTTATATGGGAGGACATCAAAATCTGAGTTCTCTGATTCCTCTATTAATGATTAGTCTATCGTTGAGTTATGGCAATGCTGAAAGCTCTGGTTTTGCTTATTGTTTGTATGGAATGAGTCTAG
It encodes the following:
- the crtE gene encoding geranylgeranyl diphosphate synthase CrtE, with product MVATDNVQKTPPEEAKFNLAGYLKERQKLCDTALDQAIPIVYPETIYESMRYSLLAGGKRVRPILCLATCEMMGGSIEMAMPTACAVEMIHTMSLIHDDLPSMDNDDYRRGKLTNHKVYGEDVAILAGDGLLALAFEYVALQTPQNVPKDRVLQVVIRLGRALGAAGLVGGQVVDLQSEGKSDISLETLNFIHEHKTAALLEACVVCGGIIAGASSEDVQRLTRYAQNIGLAFQIVDDILDITATQEQLGKTAGKDQKAMKVTYPSLWGLEQSRLKAQELVKAACAELEPFGERAVPLQAIAHFIISRNN
- a CDS encoding divergent PAP2 family protein — encoded protein: MQDIGNILDNRVLLVALVACLIAQALKLIIEIVKNRKLNIRVLVTTGGMPSAHSALVTALAAGVGQKLGWASPDFAVATVFAIIVMYDAAGVRQAAGKQARILNQMIDELFHEKPDFSQDRLKELLGHTPVQVIAGSALGITVYWLARSAY
- a CDS encoding MgPME-cyclase complex family protein, with product MQTYHYVLASQRFLLQEEPIEEVLKERTRHYHEQEKQIDFWLIKQPAFLEAPQFAEAKAKCPQPAVAIISTNPQFITWLKLRLEYVITGEFPAPSETIPDPLASLATVS
- a CDS encoding SnoaL-like polyketide cyclase, with the translated sequence MSATQSNNLPLWVQDRDRVIAESIDTEWRYQTPPDYSRSKENLAQESTRNHLEGTLEAIVQNLVRTFEMEVSFKANPQQWLSIVNDKFRVSTNGGVDYTAADLSAQGTYNLFMADSEHYKASEESFESSAKVFHTTFPQGFPWEVLEVFSGPPNVTFKWRHWGHFNGQYKDHAPTGETVEIIGMSIAKVTDDLKIVSLEHYFDNSLFLTKLTSGGKQANADNQGSACPFSWFKKFHKS
- a CDS encoding pyridoxine 5'-phosphate synthase, translated to MSTLGVNIDHIATIRQARRTVEPDPVAAAVLAELGGADGITVHLREDRRHIQDRDVRILRQTVRTHLNLEMAATDEMLAIALDIKPDYVTLVPEKREEVTTEGGLDIVGQIGRIGEIVDKLQSAGIPVSLFIDAEPAQIEASVKVQAKFIELHTGQYAEAKDETNRHRELAVLAKGCEQAIQGGLRVNAGHGLTYWNVYPVAVLPGMEELNIGHTIISRAALVGIERAVREMKEAIRGNGE
- a CDS encoding DUF5615 family PIN-like protein; this translates as MLLLYLDEDSMDRDLVTALRSRGVDVITASDAGMLGYSDTDHLDYATSLGRVLYSFNKGDFYRLHIKYLTEGKTHAGIILASQQRYSIGEQMRQLLELIATKSTQEMQNNLEFLKR
- a CDS encoding DUF433 domain-containing protein, with product MTTTVDIGTLITSSSDIRGGRPIIAGTGLTVRRIILWYKLGLMPEEILNRIGHPTLTLAHIYAALTYYHANREEIESDIAAEEAETKLFEQQHCKS